The following proteins come from a genomic window of Nicotiana tomentosiformis chromosome 12, ASM39032v3, whole genome shotgun sequence:
- the LOC104111226 gene encoding oligopeptide transporter 2-like, translating into MEFDMSEKNRTEKEFEEEIPEDEESPIEQVRLTVSNQDDPSLPVWTFRMWFLGILSCGILAFLNTFFSYRTQPLSISMITVQIAALPLGKIMARVLPTRKFKIGSWEFSFNPGPFNMKEHVLISIFANCGSGTAYAVSIVTIIKAFYLRNISFVAGWILVVTTQVLGYGWAGIMRKYVVDPAEMWWPGNMVLVSLFRALHEKDADGKSSRGKFFLVVLACSFIWYIVPGFLFPTLSNISLLCLFYPKSVLAQQIGSGMKGLGILSFTFDWSVVASYLGSPLVCPLFAIINVIVGYVVVVYILIPISYWGFNIYDARTFPLLSSHLFNAQGQTYDITAIVNDKFELDEVAYAKQGRINISTFFALTYGLNFAAVVATLAQVALFNGKEIYERFRAINSGKPDIHTRLMKKYADIPSWWFHGMLVLSLALSLVLCIVWEDQVQLPWWGLLFAAAIALIFTLPISIITATTNMTPGLNVITEYIIGLIIPGKPIANVCFKTFGYISMSQAVSFLSDFKLGHYMKIPPRSMFIVQLLGTLIAGTINMSVAWWLLTNIDHICQDQLLPTNSPWTCPGNRVFFDASVIWGLVGPKRMFGSLGNYSAQNWFFLGGAIGPLLVWLLHKAFPSQSWIKLINIPVLLGATAAMPPATPLNFNSWIFFGILFNFFIFRYRKKWWQKYNYVLSAALDAGLAFMGVFIYFCLGDVKFSWWGTGGEYCDLATCPTTKGIVVEGCPLR; encoded by the exons ATGGAGTTCGACATGTCAGAGAAAAACAGAACAGAAaaggaatttgaagaagaaattCCTGAAGATGAAGAGTCCCCGATAGAACAAGTCAG GTTGACAGTATCAAATCAGGACGACCCTAGTCTACCAGTATGGACATTTCGGATGTGGTTCCTCGGAATCTTGTCGTGTGGAATTCTGGCATTTCTCAACACTTTCTTCAGTTATCGAACACAGCCACTTAGCATTAGTATGATAACTGTCCAGATAGCAGCATTGCCACTCGGCAAGATCATGGCTAGAGTGTTGCCTACGAGGAAATTTAAGATAGGATCGTGGGAGTTTTCGTTTAATCCAGGACCATTTAATATGAAAGAACATGTCTTGATTTCGATATTTGCAAATTGTGGTTCTGGGACAGCATATGCTGTTTCAATTGTTACTATTATTAAGGCATTCTATCTCAGGAACATCTCCTTCGTGGCTGGTTGGATTCTTGTTGTTACTACTCAG GTTCTGGGATATGGATGGGCAGGGATTATGAGAAAGTATGTGGTAGACCCTGCAGAAATGTGGTGGCCTGGTAATATGGTTCTAGTCTCTCTTTTCAG GGCTCTCCATGAAAAAGATGCAGATGGCAAAAGCTCAAGAGGAAAATTCTTCTTAGTTGTATTAGCTTGCAGCTTCATTTGGTACATTGTCCCTGGATTTCTCTTCCCAACATTATCAAACATATCTTTACTCTGCTTATTCTATCCAAAATCAGTACTAGCCCAACAAATTGGTTCAGGAATGAAAGGCCTTGGAATTTTGTCATTCACTTTTGATTGGTCAGTTGTAGCATCATATCTTGGTAGCCCTCTCGTCTGTCCCTTATTTGCCATTATCAATGTCATAGTGGGATATGTTGTTGTGGTCTATATACTCATTCCAATATCCTATTGGGGATTCAACATCTACGACGCCAGGACTTTTCCTCTGTTGTCTTCGCATTTGTTTAATGCTCAAGGACAAACATATGATATTACAGCCATTGTTAATGACAAGTTTGAGTTAGATGAGGTGGCATATGCAAAACAAGGACGTATAAATATAAGCACTTTCTTTGCTCTCACTTATGGCCTGAATTTCGCTGCTGTTGTGGCTACTCTCGCGCAAGTTGCTCTATTCAATGGAAA GGAAATATATGAGCGATTCCGAGCTATAAACTCAGGAAAACCTGATATCCACACAAGACTAATGAAGAAATACGCAGACATCCCTAGCTGGTGGTTTCACGGCATGCTTGTACTTTCATTGGCTTTGTCACTTGTACTATGCATCGTCTGGGAAGATCAAGTTCAACTTCCGTGGTGGGGGCTTCTTTTTGCAGCTGCCATTGCCTTGATTTTCACTCTCCCTATAAGCATCATTACAGCCACGACAAACATG ACACCAGGACTAAATGTGATCACAGAGTATATTATCGGTCTAATAATTCCAGGGAAACCAATAGCCAATGTTTGCTTTAAAACATTTGGGTATATAAGTATGTCACAGGCAGTTTCATTTCTCTCGGATTTTAAGCTTGGCCATTATATGAAGATTCCTCCAAGATCAATGTTCATTGTTCAG CTACTCGGAACTCTCATTGCTGGTACAATAAATATGAGTGTCGCGTGGTGGCTGCTTACAAACATTGATCATATATGCCAAGATCAACTGCTACCTACAAATAGTCCGTGGACATGTCCAGGGAATCGCGTCTTCTTCGATGCATCAGTAATCTGGGGTTTAGTAGGACCTAAAAGAATGTTTGGTTCACTTGGAAATTACAGTGCACAGAACTGGTTCTTTCTTGGTGGTGCAATTGGACCACTTTTAGTGTGGTTGTTACACAAAGCATTCCCAAGTCAAAGTTGGATTAAATTGATTAATATTCCAGTACTTCTAGGGGCAACAGCTGCTATGCCTCCAGCAACACCTTTGAACTTCAATAGCTGGATTTTCTTTGGTATATTgttcaatttcttcattttcagaTACAGAAAGAAATGGTGGCAGAAGTATAATTATGTTCTTTCAGCTGCATTGGATGCTGGTTTGGCTTTtatgggagtgtttatatatttCTGTCTCGGTGATGTTAAGTTTTCTTGGTGGGGAACTGGGGGAGAATATTGTGATTTGGCTACTTGTCCTACTACCAAGGGCATAGTTGTTGAAGGATGTCCTTTGCGTTGA